The window GCCCCAGTGgcattctccccaccccaccatccTGCCGGCAgccctgggaggctgggggtTGCCAGGCTGGGCGCGCGCTGACCAGGCCTCTGCACACCGCAGACATGTCCTTCCGAAAAGTGGTCCGGCAGAGCAAATTCCGGCACGTGTTCGGGCAGCCGATCAAGAATGACCAATGCTATGAGGACATTCGAGTGTCCCGTGTCACCTGGGACAGCACCTTCTGCGCAGTCAACCCTAAGTTCCTGGCGGTGATTGTGGAGGCCAGCGGTGGGGGCGCCTTCCTGGTGCTCCCCCTAAGCAAGGTGGGGCCCGTGAGGACTGGGGGAAGAGCTGGAGGTGGCGTGGCCGCTCCGGCCAGACCTATCTGCTCACTCCGCATCTCATATGTTGTCCAGCCCCACGCTCTGGGCAGGTGTCATAATCCACATTTACTGCCTGAGATGTGTCAGCACAGGAAGAGAAAGTCTTTTATTGCCATGGAGTCAGGGCTAGAGGCAACAACCATTTCCTGCTCACCTGATAGTGCTCATACGGCAGAGGTGGGCCAGGAAGAGGCAGTCTGGCTCCCTGTGGGCCAGGCCAGGTGCCTTGCTCCTGCTCCATGGAGGGGAAGACGGGGCGCTGGGAGGGATGGAGCTTGGGGGCCTTGAGTCCACCTTGACGGCTCCCCTCACGCCTGCAGACGGGCCGCATTGACAAGGCCTACCCGACAGTGTGTGGACACACGGGACCTGTCCTGGACATTGACTGGTGTCCTCACAATGATGAAGTCATTGCCAGCGGCTCAGAGGACTGCACAGTCATGGTGAGCTGTGGGGCTGTGGGGGGTCCCGGGTTGCCGGTGTGATTCGAGGCCACTGGAAGCAGGGCCACGCACAGGCCTCGGCTGACAGCCTCAACCCTCCCACAGGTGTGGCAGATCCCAGAGAATGGGCTAGTGTCCCCACTGACAGAACCGGTGGTGGTGCTGGAAGGGCACACCAAGCGAGTGGGCATAGTTACCTGGCACCCGACGGCCCGCAACGTGCTGCTCAGCGCAGGTCCGCACTGCTTCTGTGCCCTTAGGCCTCTCCGTGTGCAGCTCGGGGacctcccacccctctccccaggCCCATCGGCGAGATGGGAAAGCTGAGGCCCTCAGGGGTCAAGAGGTCTGGTCTGTTCCCAGGAGGGTGGTCAGGGGACGCCTAGTGAGCTGACGTGCCCCCACTCGGCAGGCTGCGACAACGTGGTGCTCATCTGGAACGTGGGCACGGCGGAGGAGCTGTACCGCCTGGACAGCCAGCATCCCGACCTCATCTACAACGTCAGCTGGAACCACAACGGCAGCCTCTTCTGCTCCGCGTGCAAGGACAAGAGTGTGCGCATCATCGACCCCCGCCGGGGCACGCTGGTGGCAGTATGTGGCCTAGGAAGGTGAGGGTGGCAGGGAACGGGTCAAGGGGCTCAGTCAGGGTGTTGCACTGACCACTCTATATCCCCGACAGGAGCGGGAGAAGGCACATGAGGGGGCCCGGCCCATGCGGGCCATCTTCCTGGCGGATGGCAAGGTGTTCACCACAGGCTTCAGCCGCATGAGCGAGCGGCAGCTGGCGCTCTGGGACCCAGTAAGTGGCTGTGGCCAgcctgaggtagcaagtttaagATTGAGGGACGACCCTGAGTGAATAGGGCGAGAGTCACCCTGGAGAGAACCTATGGTTCCCAGGTTCTGAGCCAGGCACCTAAGGTTCAAAGGACCCGGAGCCCCCCTccagcctcccttctccctgcctgCTGCTGGGAGGAGTCTGTAGGCCAGGAACAGGCCAGAAAGTGGGACCCTAGGAACAGAGGGGAACCAGGAGGGTCTGATGGGGCATATTATGGCCAAAGGCTTAGAGGTAGGAGAGAACCCACCAGCCTGGGAGAGGCAGCACTGGCTGGCATGGGAGACTGGCTGGGGAAGTCCTGATGGCGTGTTGGGACATTGAGAGGGAGgttctggcctggcctggcctggccctggcctgaCTGCACCCTACCCTGTGTGCCAGGAAAACTTCGAAGAACCCATGGCCCTGCAGGAGCTGGACTCAAGCAACGGGGCCCTGTTGCCCTTTTATGACCCCGACACCAGTGTGGTCTACGTCTGTGGCAaggtggggctgggcaggccTGGTGGGACAGGGAAGAGGCGTGCCCGAGCACTAAAGCCTGTTCCCTCCCGCCCCACAGGGCGACTCCAGCATCCGGTACTTTGAGATCACAGATGAGCCCCCCTACATTCACTTCCTGAACACGTTCACCAGCAAAGAGCCCCAGCGGGGCATGGGCAGCATGCCCAAGAGGGGCCTGGAGGTCAGCAAGTGTGAGATCGCCCGGTAAGAGGGACCAGCAAGGCAGCTGGCCTTAGGAAGGGTGtggcctgggggcaggggtgagAGGCCGATTATAGAAGGCTGCTCAGGAggccctgggggcagggggcagtctGGAAGCGCTGGGAGTAGAGTAAGGACTGGAAGTAGAGTAGAGGGAGTTAGGAGAGCTGGTAGGAGTTCTACCCatggctcctccctcccctcccttttccagGTTCTACAAACTGCATGAGCGCAAGTGTGAGCCCATTGTCATGACTGTGCCAAGAAAGGTGAGGCCACCCAGTTACCCTGTCTACCCCCTCCTCTTTCAGGCAGGTAGGCCACTTGGGTGACTAAAGTAAGGCCTGTGAATGAGACATTGGCCAAGTGGGGTGGGTCAGTGAGCTGGACAGTCGCCAGCTTGTCCTCTGGTGCTGGGGCGGGGGCAAGCCAAGATCGGGTGAGCTGAGCCCCGCTCAGTGTGAGCCACAGGAGACAGAGCCTGGAGGTCTTCCCATCGAAGGCCAGCTGACAGCACGGCTGGGCCCGGGCCCTCCAGGGGTGGGTACTCGGCCAGGCGCAAGGCACAGAGCTGGGGATGGAGAGATGGACAGGGAGTCCAGCTGTGTGGAAGCCCCCGCGAGGAGGGGACCAGGCTACCAGTGGCTGGGCCTCAGCTGCCCAGCCAAGAGCACTGGACGTGCTGCATCCTCAGCCAGTGTGTGCTGAGCCCGCCATTCAGTGTGCCAGGCACGTCCCCAGGAAGCGAGCTGCAAACAAGGCTGACAGGCTGCCCCAGGAACTCACAGTCCCGGGCACAGCCATGACTCCAGAATCCCACCAACCCCAGCTAAGGCAGGCTGGGGAAGGCTTCATAGGAAACTGCTGGCAGCGTCCGGAAGGGAAGTGAAGGGACTGTTGAGCTTAGAAAGGTAGTGGCTCGGGGCCAGGCCGTTGGGGAATGGGTTGACAGGGTGCAAGCCTAGAAAGCAGGAAGAGTGAGGAGGAGATGGTCACATAAGACCCAGACCACAGGCCCCTGGTGGCGGGCCCCCATCTGATCTGGACCTTTCCCACCCCCTGCCCAGTCGGACCTCTTCCAGGACGATCTGTACCCAGACACAGCAGGGCCTGAGGCGGCCCTGGAGGCGGAGGAGTGGGTGAGCGGGCGGGATGCGGACCCCATCCTCATCTCCCTGCGGGAGGCCTACGTGCCCAGCAAACAGCGGGACCTAAAGGTCAGCCGGCGCAACGTGTTATCGGACAGCAGGCCTGCGGTGGCCCCTGGCTCCACTCGCCCGGGGGCCTCGACGCCCGCCGCCTCCACCAACACTAGCTCCCCCAGCAGCGGCAGCCTCGCGGGAGTC is drawn from Saccopteryx leptura isolate mSacLep1 chromosome 1, mSacLep1_pri_phased_curated, whole genome shotgun sequence and contains these coding sequences:
- the CORO1B gene encoding coronin-1B, whose protein sequence is MSFRKVVRQSKFRHVFGQPIKNDQCYEDIRVSRVTWDSTFCAVNPKFLAVIVEASGGGAFLVLPLSKTGRIDKAYPTVCGHTGPVLDIDWCPHNDEVIASGSEDCTVMVWQIPENGLVSPLTEPVVVLEGHTKRVGIVTWHPTARNVLLSAGCDNVVLIWNVGTAEELYRLDSQHPDLIYNVSWNHNGSLFCSACKDKSVRIIDPRRGTLVAEREKAHEGARPMRAIFLADGKVFTTGFSRMSERQLALWDPENFEEPMALQELDSSNGALLPFYDPDTSVVYVCGKGDSSIRYFEITDEPPYIHFLNTFTSKEPQRGMGSMPKRGLEVSKCEIARFYKLHERKCEPIVMTVPRKSDLFQDDLYPDTAGPEAALEAEEWVSGRDADPILISLREAYVPSKQRDLKVSRRNVLSDSRPAVAPGSTRPGASTPAASTNTSSPSSGSLAGVGEAGKLEEVMQELRALRALVKEQGERIGRLEEQLGRMENGDV